In Macadamia integrifolia cultivar HAES 741 chromosome 5, SCU_Mint_v3, whole genome shotgun sequence, a single window of DNA contains:
- the LOC122077758 gene encoding serine/threonine-protein kinase fray2-like: MEHISDKRYPVNAEEYKLYEEVGEGVSATVYRALCIPFNEIVAIKVLDLERCNNDLDGIRREVQTMSLIDHPNLLGAHCSFPNGRDLWLVMPYMSGGSCLHIMKSAYPEGLEEPVIATLLREVLSALLYLHAHGHIHRDVKAGNILINSSGAVKLADFGVSACVFDTGDRQRSRNTFVGTPCWMAPEVMQQLHGYNFKADIWSFGITALELAHGHAPFSKYPPMKVLLMTLQNAPPGLDYERDKRFSKSFKEMVAACLVKDPKKRPTSEKLLKHRFFKNARSNEYLARTILDGLAPLGERFRMLKAKDADFLVQNKVMNEDKEQLSHVLVQVLGLSWLEN; the protein is encoded by the exons ATGGAACATATTTCAGACAAGAGATACCCAGTCAATGCTGAAGAGTACAAGTTGTACGAGGAAGTTGGGGAAGGAGTCAGTGCTACCGTGTATAGAGCTCTCTGCATTCCATTCAATGAAATAGTTGCTATCAAGGTTCTTGACCTGGAAAGATGCAACAATGATTTG GATGGCATTCGTCGAGAGGTACAGACTATGAGCTTGATTGATCACCCGAATTTATTAGGAGCACATTGCTCTTTTCCTAATGGTCGCGACCTTTGGCTTGTGATGCCATACATGTCGGGTGGATCTTGTCTTCACATAATGAAATCTGCTTATCCAGAGGGTTTAGAGGAACCTGTTATTGCCACACTATTACGTGAAGTTCTTAGTGCTCTTCTTTATCTCCATGCCCACGGGCACATCCATAGAGATGTTAAG GCTggaaatatattaattaattcTAGTGGTGCTGTCAAGTTAGCTGACTTTGGAGTATCAGCTTGCGTATTTGATACTGGAGATAGACAGCGCTCAAGAAACACTTTTGTTGGAACTCCATGCTG GATGGCCCCTGAAGTAATGCAGCAATTACATGGATATAACTTTAA AGCAGATATTTGGTCGTTTGGAATAACAGCTCTTGAACTTGCTCATGGTCATGCCCCATTTTCAAAGTATCCGCCAATGAAG GTGTTGCTGATGACATTACAAAATGCGCCGCCCGGTCTTGACTATGAAAGAGACAAGCGGTTCTCAaag TCTTTCAAAGAGATGGTAGCTGCTTGCTTGGTGAAGGATCCAAAGAAGCGTCCCACTTCAGAGAAGCTTTTGAAGCATCGCTTTTTTAAAAATGCACGTTCAAACGAGTATCTTGCACGAACCATTCTTGATGGCCTTGCTCCACTTGGTGAACGTTTTAGAATGCTGAAG GCAAAAGATGCTGATTTTCTGGTGCAGAACAAGGTGATGAATGAAGATAAAGAGCAATTATCACAT GTACTGGTTCAGGTTCTGGGTTTGTCATGGCTGGAAAACTGA